From a region of the Desulfuromonas thiophila genome:
- a CDS encoding DUF6998 domain-containing protein: MNAIDEFFAAAERLKALGIIRSDRYLGDIAEFIAKTQLGMTMAASCREPGHDGHIDGKRVQVKFNGGTSITIDVGNPATYDELIVILGPNSVMRAPDLPEPYVIYQIPSEIVKQKSPHRDGKLRLAKGDLPAQCRVQPSA, encoded by the coding sequence ATGAACGCGATTGACGAATTTTTCGCAGCTGCGGAACGCCTTAAAGCGCTTGGGATTATTCGCTCGGACCGTTATCTCGGAGACATCGCAGAATTTATTGCCAAGACTCAACTTGGAATGACCATGGCAGCAAGCTGCCGAGAACCCGGCCATGATGGGCATATTGATGGCAAAAGAGTTCAAGTCAAATTCAATGGTGGCACGAGTATCACGATAGACGTTGGCAATCCGGCCACTTACGACGAGTTAATTGTGATCCTCGGTCCCAATAGCGTAATGCGAGCCCCCGACTTACCCGAACCCTATGTGATTTATCAAATTCCGAGCGAAATCGTCAAACAAAAGTCCCCGCATAGGGACGGTAAGCTCCGCTTGGCTAAGGGCGATCTGCCCGCCCAATGTCGTGTTCAGCCATCGGCATGA